One segment of Ancylothrix sp. D3o DNA contains the following:
- a CDS encoding FKBP-type peptidyl-prolyl cis-trans isomerase — protein MREIIITFSVMVVCFLVLVVAQFTGNGSEAVAASLKSTETPVVVTTPSKDDPIAQFLLAQSPSATTEKNSENKKVETTPSGLKYVDIEQGTGAEPKAGQTVVVHYTGTLEDGTKFDSSRDRGQPFSFKIGVGQVIKGWDEGVLSMRVGGKRELIIPAELGYGSRGAGGVIPPNATLKFDVELLKIGS, from the coding sequence TTGCGAGAAATTATAATTACCTTCAGCGTGATGGTGGTTTGTTTTCTGGTACTTGTGGTGGCCCAATTCACCGGCAACGGTTCTGAGGCTGTGGCTGCAAGTCTTAAATCAACCGAAACGCCAGTGGTTGTGACAACACCGAGTAAGGATGATCCCATTGCTCAATTTTTGCTTGCTCAGTCGCCAAGCGCGACTACTGAAAAGAATTCGGAGAATAAAAAAGTGGAAACAACGCCTTCAGGATTGAAATATGTTGATATTGAACAAGGAACCGGCGCCGAACCAAAAGCCGGTCAAACCGTAGTTGTACACTACACCGGCACTCTCGAAGATGGAACAAAATTTGATAGTTCCCGCGACCGAGGCCAGCCTTTTTCTTTTAAAATTGGCGTGGGTCAAGTAATTAAAGGTTGGGATGAAGGTGTCCTCTCGATGCGTGTTGGTGGAAAGCGTGAGTTAATTATTCCGGCTGAATTAGGATATGGTTCGCGGGGTGCCGGTGGTGTTATTCCTCCTAATGCAACTTTAAAATTTGATGTCGAATTGCTGAAAATTGGCAGTTAA
- a CDS encoding ATP-binding protein: protein MKYEIVKDKKDSSSKEPASSLSETPQWRLDEIALSKSTLEQIEEMIAYVKNRDKLLVEWEFNRFLKTGNGLSINFFGPPGTGKSITAEAIAQKLGMSIIKVNYGELESELVGGTSKNLSKVFQEAEKSGSLLFFDEADAVLSKRISNLSQAADHGVNSAKSTLLTLIDKFNGVIIFATNLFENYDEAFLRRIIFNVEFPVPDMEMRTQLWEFHLSKKIPKNISYERAAEISEGLCGGDIRNITIKLGLKLLVGKTNVVDEALITEEINKYKTIKLRHKKINLADAVLVEEEKTSHLEEQ, encoded by the coding sequence ATGAAATATGAAATAGTCAAGGACAAAAAAGACTCAAGCAGCAAAGAGCCGGCAAGTAGCCTGAGCGAGACACCTCAGTGGAGATTAGATGAAATTGCCTTGTCAAAAAGTACCCTTGAGCAAATTGAGGAGATGATTGCTTATGTAAAAAATCGGGATAAGTTATTGGTGGAATGGGAGTTCAATCGGTTTCTGAAAACGGGTAATGGTTTAAGCATCAATTTTTTTGGCCCACCGGGTACTGGTAAAAGCATTACCGCCGAAGCGATTGCCCAAAAATTAGGGATGAGTATCATTAAAGTTAACTATGGAGAGTTAGAATCTGAATTAGTGGGTGGAACCTCAAAAAATCTCTCAAAGGTTTTTCAAGAAGCGGAAAAAAGCGGTAGTTTATTATTCTTTGATGAAGCGGATGCTGTATTAAGCAAAAGAATTTCAAATTTATCGCAAGCTGCCGATCATGGGGTTAATTCAGCAAAAAGCACTCTATTAACGCTGATAGATAAATTTAATGGGGTGATTATTTTTGCAACTAACCTATTTGAAAACTACGATGAGGCTTTTTTACGGAGGATCATATTTAATGTTGAGTTTCCTGTGCCAGATATGGAAATGAGGACTCAACTGTGGGAGTTTCATTTATCTAAAAAGATTCCCAAAAATATCAGTTACGAGAGAGCGGCGGAAATCAGCGAGGGTTTATGTGGCGGTGATATTAGAAATATCACGATTAAACTGGGTCTAAAATTGTTAGTTGGGAAAACCAACGTTGTTGATGAAGCTCTCATCACCGAAGAAATCAACAAATACAAAACTATCAAACTGCGTCACAAAAAAATTAATTTAGCAGATGCAGTTTTGGTAGAAGAGGAAAAAACTTCACATTTAGAGGAGCAATAA
- the rplI gene encoding 50S ribosomal protein L9, whose product MSKRIQLVLTQDVKKLGSNGDLVEVAPGYARNYLLPQKMAVLTTPGILKQVERRREKERQRLLEEKQQAETRKAALEAAGRFTINKQVGEGDAIFGTVTTQEVADLILASTTQEVDRRGITLPDIRKLGTYKAEVKLHQDVTAVVEIVVAAL is encoded by the coding sequence ATGTCTAAACGGATTCAATTAGTTTTAACCCAAGATGTAAAAAAACTGGGTAGTAATGGCGACCTTGTGGAAGTTGCCCCTGGATATGCTCGCAATTATTTACTGCCCCAAAAAATGGCAGTCTTGACTACCCCTGGCATTCTTAAACAAGTTGAACGCCGGCGCGAAAAAGAACGTCAGCGGCTTTTGGAAGAAAAGCAACAGGCGGAAACTCGCAAAGCCGCTCTCGAAGCAGCCGGTCGTTTTACGATTAATAAGCAAGTGGGTGAAGGCGATGCAATTTTCGGCACTGTGACGACTCAAGAAGTGGCTGATTTGATTTTGGCTTCTACCACTCAAGAAGTAGACCGGCGCGGAATTACTCTGCCAGATATCCGTAAGTTGGGAACTTACAAAGCAGAGGTTAAATTGCACCAAGACGTTACCGCAGTGGTGGAAATTGTTGTGGCGGCTTTGTAA
- the nblS gene encoding two-component system sensor histidine kinase NblS: MLALLKRIREIIDGWWSESTLRTRLLAAATLVFSLVMSGLTFWAVNTIEYDARLNDTRFGSDLGLLLAANVAPLIGENNRAEVAKFSHRFYSSTSSVRYMLYADEDGDIYLGIPFSESEVQTSLTIRRRIQLPENYSASSELPLVRQHHTPDGEVTDIFVPLTHEGKYLGVLAVGINPNITLGRYSHLTRDFTIAVFVSIWVVAILGGVFNALTITKPIRELLVGVKNITAGNFNQRIDLPLGGELGELIVSFNEMAERLESYEEQNIEELTAEKAKLETLVSTIADGAVLIDTNLQVILVNPTARRIFGWEGRNVVGENVLHHLPVQVQVELTRPLYQTARGEREGGEFRVTLLEPANRTVRILITTVLDQYRESIKGIAMTVQDITREVELNEAKSQFISNVSHELRTPLFNIKSFIETLHEYGEDLTEEQRREFLETANNETDRLTRLVNDVLDLSKLESCRIYHLEAVDIAQPIEQTLRTYQLNCRDKGIELGHEIEADLPPVLGHYDLLLQVFANLVGNALKFTESGGRVVLRAYLLEAKQLSGNRFNGEGESFSLLDHSNKNGDHTASPSVVRIEVSDTGIGIDPEDQAAIFDRFFRVENRVHTLEGTGLGLSIVRNIIEKHQTAVNLVSEVGVGTTFWFDLSVYQETQGPVIPLEMPVEKETIALSAGGI, encoded by the coding sequence TTGCTGGCCCTACTAAAACGAATCAGAGAAATTATCGATGGTTGGTGGTCGGAGTCCACCCTCCGCACGCGCTTGCTGGCTGCGGCGACTCTGGTGTTCTCCTTGGTGATGAGTGGCCTAACGTTCTGGGCGGTCAACACAATTGAGTATGATGCTCGCTTGAATGATACTCGCTTTGGCAGCGATTTAGGCTTGCTCCTTGCCGCAAATGTGGCCCCTCTCATTGGTGAAAATAATCGCGCTGAAGTTGCTAAGTTTTCCCACCGTTTTTATAGCAGCACTTCTAGTGTTCGCTATATGCTTTATGCCGATGAAGATGGAGATATTTATTTAGGAATTCCTTTTTCTGAGTCGGAGGTTCAAACTTCTTTAACGATTCGCCGGCGCATACAATTACCAGAAAATTATTCGGCTTCTTCGGAATTGCCTTTAGTCCGCCAACACCACACTCCTGACGGAGAAGTGACGGATATTTTTGTGCCGTTAACCCATGAGGGGAAATATTTGGGTGTCTTGGCTGTAGGGATTAATCCGAATATAACTTTAGGACGCTATTCTCATCTGACAAGAGATTTTACGATAGCGGTGTTTGTTTCAATTTGGGTGGTGGCAATTTTGGGTGGGGTTTTTAATGCTTTAACTATTACAAAACCGATTCGGGAATTGTTGGTTGGGGTAAAAAATATTACGGCAGGAAATTTTAATCAGCGAATTGATTTGCCTTTGGGTGGCGAGTTGGGTGAGTTGATTGTTAGTTTTAATGAAATGGCGGAACGGCTCGAAAGTTATGAAGAGCAAAATATTGAGGAATTAACGGCAGAAAAGGCGAAGTTAGAAACGTTGGTTTCGACGATTGCTGATGGTGCTGTTTTGATTGATACGAATTTGCAGGTGATTTTGGTTAATCCTACGGCGCGGCGAATTTTTGGCTGGGAAGGCAGAAATGTGGTAGGAGAAAATGTGCTACATCATTTGCCGGTGCAGGTGCAAGTTGAACTGACAAGGCCGCTTTATCAAACGGCAAGAGGCGAGAGAGAGGGCGGTGAGTTTCGGGTGACTTTATTAGAGCCGGCTAATCGGACGGTTCGGATTTTAATTACGACGGTTCTTGACCAATATCGTGAGAGTATAAAAGGCATTGCGATGACGGTGCAAGATATTACTCGTGAGGTGGAGTTGAATGAGGCAAAAAGTCAGTTTATTAGTAATGTTTCCCATGAGTTAAGAACGCCGTTGTTTAATATTAAGTCTTTTATTGAAACGCTGCATGAGTATGGGGAAGATTTGACGGAGGAACAGCGGAGGGAGTTTTTAGAGACGGCGAATAATGAAACGGATCGTTTGACAAGGTTGGTGAATGATGTTTTGGATTTGTCGAAGTTAGAGTCGTGTCGGATTTATCATTTGGAAGCGGTGGATATCGCGCAGCCAATTGAGCAAACTTTGCGAACTTATCAACTGAATTGTCGGGATAAGGGTATTGAGTTAGGCCATGAAATTGAAGCGGATTTGCCGCCGGTTTTGGGGCATTATGATTTGTTGTTACAGGTTTTTGCTAATTTAGTTGGCAATGCTTTGAAGTTTACGGAGTCTGGCGGACGGGTGGTTTTGAGGGCTTATTTGTTGGAGGCAAAACAGCTTTCTGGGAATAGGTTTAATGGGGAAGGTGAGTCATTTAGTTTGCTTGATCATAGTAATAAAAATGGCGATCATACGGCTTCACCTTCTGTGGTTCGGATTGAAGTTTCGGATACTGGTATTGGTATTGATCCTGAAGATCAGGCGGCGATTTTTGATCGGTTTTTCCGGGTAGAAAATCGGGTGCATACTTTGGAAGGTACGGGTTTGGGTTTGTCGATTGTTCGCAATATTATTGAAAAGCACCAAACTGCTGTAAATTTGGTGAGTGAGGTGGGGGTGGGAACGACTTTTTGGTTTGATTTGAGTGTTTATCAGGAGACGCAGGGGCCGGTTATTCCTCTTGAGATGCCGGTGGAAAAGGAAACAATTGCTTTGAGTGCTGGGGGTATTTAA
- a CDS encoding ATP-binding protein — protein sequence MDIEEVLKQAEALVYAKTGKKLEHLQKTVLKGTIQGQTYPEIAKENGFSESHVKNVGHELWNTLSSALGEKVTKSNFKAIFKSLKNNNFSPAISGVCQNNSTFNNINIFTSEDPSRTPPLQPQQTPTQPHIDLGDAPEIFNFYNRTSELGTLENFITQKQTRLIALLGISGIGKTTLAIRLIDRIKTEFNYIIYRSLRFSPNLETTLTNLLKIFTGSSEIPQNIETKISQTLDYLRKHPCLIILDDLQALFNSGQLAGEYKTGYEDYPLFFKLIAQVPHNSSLLLISSEKPREIAQLEKESYPFNSLILGSLGIAAKDILNSHQLLDQESWETLINIYQGNPQWLNITATLIRELFSGRVADFLKYDPTILDESLQNHLYQQLQRLTAQEQSLILHLANETEPLALSQILNKNHISTSDLINGIQSLGRRFLVEKKDMEQSTFFSLNPVVAQYVKTKNYPH from the coding sequence ATGGATATCGAGGAAGTATTAAAACAAGCCGAAGCTTTGGTTTATGCCAAAACCGGCAAGAAACTAGAGCATTTACAAAAAACTGTCCTCAAAGGTACTATCCAAGGTCAAACTTACCCAGAAATTGCCAAAGAAAATGGCTTTAGTGAAAGTCATGTTAAAAATGTCGGACATGAATTATGGAATACTCTCTCATCAGCATTAGGCGAAAAAGTTACTAAGTCAAACTTTAAAGCTATATTTAAGAGTCTAAAAAATAATAATTTTTCGCCAGCAATTTCAGGAGTTTGTCAAAATAATTCAACATTCAATAATATTAATATTTTCACATCTGAAGATCCATCGCGCACTCCTCCCCTACAACCTCAACAAACCCCAACTCAACCCCACATCGACTTAGGCGACGCACCCGAAATCTTCAACTTCTATAATCGCACATCAGAACTCGGAACCCTAGAAAACTTTATCACACAGAAACAAACACGCCTCATCGCCCTTCTAGGAATAAGTGGCATAGGAAAAACCACCCTAGCCATCCGCCTAATAGACAGAATAAAAACCGAATTTAATTACATCATTTATCGCAGTCTCCGGTTTTCCCCAAACCTAGAAACAACCCTCACCAACCTCCTAAAAATCTTCACCGGCTCATCAGAAATACCCCAAAACATCGAAACCAAAATTTCCCAAACCCTCGACTACCTGCGAAAACACCCATGCTTAATTATCCTTGATGATCTACAGGCACTTTTCAATAGCGGACAACTTGCAGGAGAATATAAAACAGGATATGAAGATTATCCCCTATTTTTCAAACTAATCGCCCAAGTTCCTCATAATAGCTCATTACTCTTAATTAGTTCCGAAAAACCAAGAGAAATTGCCCAATTAGAAAAAGAAAGTTATCCCTTTAACAGCTTAATTTTAGGAAGTTTAGGCATAGCCGCCAAAGACATTTTAAACTCCCATCAGTTATTAGATCAAGAAAGCTGGGAAACCCTTATTAATATTTATCAAGGAAACCCTCAATGGTTAAATATAACCGCTACCCTGATTAGAGAATTATTTAGCGGGAGAGTCGCTGATTTTTTGAAATATGACCCAACCATTTTAGATGAATCATTGCAAAATCATTTATACCAACAACTTCAGCGATTAACAGCCCAAGAGCAATCCCTCATACTTCACCTAGCTAATGAAACAGAACCCCTTGCCCTATCACAAATATTAAACAAAAACCACATCTCTACCTCTGACTTAATAAATGGCATACAATCCCTCGGAAGGCGATTTTTAGTAGAGAAAAAAGACATGGAACAAAGCACATTTTTTAGTTTAAATCCGGTGGTGGCGCAATATGTCAAAACAAAAAATTACCCCCACTAA
- a CDS encoding PIN domain-containing protein, with product MEWIAQLQGKIVGLDTAPLIYFMEKNPKYIEMMRFFFRAFERGDFRIVTSTVTLVEVLVHPLRQRNTILAQEYREILLNQESLTVVELTPDIAEKAAQLRATYNLRSPDSIQMATAICEGASFFLTNDAWLPSLPELTVIVLDNLRS from the coding sequence ATGGAATGGATAGCTCAGCTACAGGGAAAAATAGTGGGATTAGACACCGCGCCTTTGATTTACTTTATGGAGAAAAACCCCAAGTATATAGAAATGATGCGGTTTTTCTTTAGAGCCTTTGAACGCGGTGATTTTAGGATAGTGACATCAACAGTAACGCTTGTAGAGGTGCTAGTACATCCCCTGCGACAGAGAAACACTATATTGGCTCAAGAATATCGAGAAATATTGCTCAATCAAGAAAGTTTAACAGTTGTTGAATTAACTCCAGATATTGCTGAAAAAGCAGCACAATTGAGAGCAACTTACAATTTGCGCTCACCAGATTCTATTCAAATGGCTACAGCTATCTGTGAGGGTGCTTCGTTTTTTTTGACAAATGATGCGTGGTTGCCTTCTTTACCAGAGTTGACGGTTATAGTATTGGATAATTTGAGAAGTTGA
- a CDS encoding energy-coupling factor ABC transporter ATP-binding protein has product MSDALANGPAPAISVRELCFSWPKGEQVLKSCSLEVPKGEFWMLLGTNGSGKSTLLRLLAGLLQPNSGEIRVEGQMGFVFQNPDHQLVMPTVGADVAFGLVEEKLSFGQVKTRVREALAAVNLEMLERRPIYALSGGQKQRVAIAGAIARHCEVLLLDEPTALLDPDSQLDLVAQVRSLVKSRAITALWVTHRLDELNYCDGAFLLEQGELADKGDPERLKGRLLAL; this is encoded by the coding sequence ATGAGCGATGCGCTTGCAAACGGGCCGGCCCCGGCAATTTCAGTACGGGAGCTTTGCTTTAGTTGGCCCAAGGGAGAACAAGTCTTAAAATCCTGCTCTCTGGAGGTTCCTAAAGGCGAGTTCTGGATGCTTTTGGGTACCAATGGCAGCGGCAAGTCTACTTTACTGCGATTGTTGGCCGGTTTGTTGCAGCCAAATTCAGGCGAGATTAGGGTTGAGGGCCAGATGGGGTTTGTTTTTCAAAACCCAGACCACCAGCTTGTTATGCCTACTGTTGGGGCTGATGTGGCTTTTGGTTTGGTCGAAGAAAAATTGTCTTTTGGGCAGGTCAAAACTAGAGTCCGCGAGGCTTTAGCGGCGGTTAACCTTGAGATGTTGGAACGCCGGCCTATTTATGCTCTTTCTGGCGGCCAAAAACAGCGGGTTGCTATTGCCGGTGCGATTGCGCGGCATTGTGAAGTTTTGTTGCTGGATGAACCAACGGCTTTGCTTGACCCTGACTCTCAGCTTGATTTAGTGGCGCAAGTTCGTTCGTTGGTGAAAAGTCGCGCTATAACGGCTTTGTGGGTGACTCACCGGCTCGATGAATTAAATTATTGTGATGGGGCGTTTTTGCTCGAACAAGGTGAACTTGCGGACAAAGGCGATCCAGAACGCTTAAAAGGCCGGCTTCTCGCTCTCTAG
- a CDS encoding zinc ribbon domain-containing protein, translated as MPNCPKCNQPIKPGTITCPHCRTELKAFGHPGIPLYRSVAGKFLCESCTYHHDDTCTFPQRPYAETCTLYDDISQEKNRLQQRPVIKPSQQLRLWLERNSGLLSLLGLLLISVVVVLVSR; from the coding sequence ATGCCGAACTGTCCTAAGTGTAATCAACCCATAAAACCCGGTACTATTACCTGTCCCCATTGCCGTACTGAGCTCAAAGCCTTTGGCCATCCGGGGATTCCGTTGTATCGTTCGGTTGCCGGTAAGTTTCTTTGTGAGAGTTGCACCTACCACCATGATGATACCTGCACCTTTCCCCAGCGTCCCTACGCTGAAACTTGCACTCTGTACGATGATATTTCCCAAGAAAAGAATAGACTGCAACAAAGGCCGGTTATTAAACCCTCTCAGCAGTTGCGGTTGTGGTTGGAGAGAAACAGCGGTTTGTTGAGTTTGTTAGGATTGCTGTTGATTAGTGTGGTGGTGGTTTTAGTGAGCCGGTGA
- a CDS encoding phasin family protein, whose protein sequence is MDSNDLLRQLVMIGIGTTSLVAEKIRQVSEEWVKDGNLNPEQAKKFADDLMQQLKSEQGSWETQVQRHLKNVLQDMGVPRQSEMDELRGRLDRLERQIRDLENKLWR, encoded by the coding sequence ATGGATAGTAATGATTTGCTCAGGCAGCTTGTTATGATTGGCATCGGAACGACTTCGCTGGTGGCCGAAAAAATCCGCCAAGTCAGCGAGGAGTGGGTAAAAGATGGTAATCTCAACCCAGAACAAGCAAAAAAGTTTGCTGATGATTTGATGCAGCAGCTTAAGTCTGAGCAGGGAAGCTGGGAAACACAAGTGCAGCGACATCTCAAAAATGTTTTGCAAGATATGGGAGTCCCTCGTCAGTCAGAAATGGATGAGTTGCGGGGCCGGCTTGATCGCTTAGAGCGTCAGATACGAGATTTGGAAAATAAACTCTGGCGTTAA
- the gloB gene encoding hydroxyacylglutathione hydrolase encodes MEIYRLAALSNNYIFLLYDSQENIAAVVDPAVASSVLEQLKSLGAELVAIFNTHHHSDHVGGNAELMQHFPLVRVYGGAEDRGRIPGQQVFLQEGDFVEFAGRTARVFFVPGHTKAHIAYYFPPLAGEEMGDLFCGDTIFAGGCGRLFEGTPAQMVDSLSRLRALPDNTRVWCAHEYTLNNLRFALTVDTANPQLKERFEQVKQARSRDEATIPSVLGLEKQTNPFLRWDEPGLQNAVKASSEVQTFSRLRGLKEQF; translated from the coding sequence ATGGAAATTTACCGGCTGGCTGCACTTTCTAACAACTATATATTTTTACTCTACGACAGCCAGGAAAATATCGCGGCTGTGGTTGATCCGGCGGTTGCATCTTCTGTGCTTGAGCAGTTAAAAAGTTTGGGTGCAGAGTTGGTGGCGATTTTTAATACTCACCATCACAGTGATCACGTTGGCGGGAATGCGGAGTTAATGCAGCATTTTCCTCTGGTGCGGGTGTATGGTGGGGCGGAGGATCGAGGACGCATTCCGGGCCAGCAGGTGTTTTTGCAAGAAGGCGATTTTGTTGAGTTTGCGGGCCGCACGGCGAGAGTGTTTTTTGTGCCGGGACACACAAAGGCTCATATTGCTTATTATTTTCCGCCGCTGGCCGGTGAGGAGATGGGGGATTTATTTTGTGGGGATACGATATTTGCGGGGGGTTGTGGCCGGTTGTTTGAGGGTACACCGGCCCAAATGGTTGATTCTTTGAGTAGATTACGAGCTTTACCGGATAACACGCGGGTTTGGTGTGCCCACGAATACACGCTTAATAATTTGCGATTTGCGCTGACTGTGGATACTGCCAACCCGCAATTAAAAGAGCGTTTTGAGCAGGTTAAACAAGCGCGTAGCAGGGATGAAGCTACAATTCCTTCTGTTTTGGGGTTAGAAAAGCAAACGAATCCTTTTTTACGTTGGGATGAGCCTGGGTTGCAAAACGCTGTCAAAGCCTCCTCTGAAGTGCAAACCTTCAGCCGGTTACGGGGTCTCAAAGAGCAGTTTTAG
- a CDS encoding type II toxin-antitoxin system Phd/YefM family antitoxin: protein MTAVQKTVDISVAQMSLQELVNLVDEGTEILLTDGNNALARLVPISQKKSPRIAGLHQGEILTTNDFDEPLPEEFWTAGA, encoded by the coding sequence ATGACAGCAGTGCAAAAAACAGTAGATATTAGTGTAGCACAAATGAGTCTGCAAGAATTGGTAAACCTTGTTGATGAAGGAACAGAGATTTTACTAACAGATGGTAATAACGCTCTGGCTCGTCTAGTTCCTATTTCCCAAAAAAAATCTCCTCGAATAGCTGGATTACACCAGGGAGAAATATTGACAACTAATGATTTTGATGAACCATTACCAGAAGAGTTTTGGACAGCCGGTGCATGA
- the dnaB gene encoding replicative DNA helicase — protein MVESANFQGSGNRLPPQNIEAEESILGGILLDPEALSRIAETLRPEMFSLIAHQTIYKATIDLHSKHRPTDFLTVTAWLADRNLLEKVGGQSKLLQLVERTVSAVNIDQYAGLVVDKFLRRKLIGAGNEIVQLGYDTATELPTLLDKAEQTVFDVTQVRPKGGLVSISQTLISTFQDIENRNQGVALPGLPCNFYDLDAITGGFQRSDLIIVAGRPAMGKTAFAIGIAYSIAAIHRLPVAVFSLEMSKEQLVQRMLASEASIESNRLRTGRISQNEWEPLSDAIGTLTELPIFIDDTANITVTEMRSQARRLQAENGGVLGLVLIDYLQLMEGANPDNRVQELSRITRSLKGLARELNVPVMTLSQLSRGVEARTNKRPMLSDLRESGCLTGDTLVTLADSGVNVAIRELIGKVGFAVWALNESTMKLERAIVSNAFSTGIKPVFNLKTRLGRKITATGNHKFLTIHGWKRLDELKPGQHLCLPTLTDSEVYWDEVVSIEYCGEEEVYDLTVPGLHNFVANNIIVHNSIEQDADLVIMLYRDEYYNPDTPDRGIAEINIAKHRNGPTGTIKLLFDPQFTRFRNLAVPGRH, from the coding sequence ATGGTTGAATCAGCTAACTTTCAAGGCAGTGGTAATCGTCTTCCTCCCCAAAATATTGAGGCAGAAGAGTCTATTTTGGGCGGAATTTTGCTTGACCCTGAAGCACTATCGCGGATTGCAGAAACTCTCCGCCCTGAGATGTTTTCGCTGATTGCTCATCAAACGATTTATAAGGCAACGATTGATCTGCACAGCAAGCACCGGCCTACGGATTTTTTAACGGTAACGGCTTGGTTGGCTGACCGCAATTTGCTGGAGAAGGTTGGGGGACAAAGTAAGTTATTGCAGTTGGTGGAGCGGACGGTATCGGCGGTTAATATTGACCAATATGCAGGGTTAGTTGTTGATAAGTTTTTAAGGCGTAAGTTGATTGGGGCTGGGAATGAGATTGTCCAGTTAGGATATGATACGGCGACGGAGTTGCCAACTTTATTAGATAAGGCTGAGCAAACAGTTTTTGATGTGACGCAGGTGCGTCCGAAGGGGGGGTTGGTTTCAATTTCGCAGACTTTGATTTCGACTTTTCAGGATATTGAAAATCGTAATCAAGGGGTGGCTTTGCCTGGTTTGCCTTGTAATTTTTATGATTTGGATGCGATTACCGGCGGGTTTCAGCGTTCTGATTTAATTATTGTGGCGGGCCGGCCGGCGATGGGAAAAACGGCTTTTGCTATCGGTATTGCTTATAGTATTGCGGCGATTCATAGGTTGCCGGTGGCGGTTTTTAGTTTGGAAATGTCGAAAGAGCAATTGGTGCAACGGATGCTTGCTTCGGAGGCAAGTATTGAAAGTAATCGTTTGCGAACCGGCAGAATTAGTCAAAATGAATGGGAACCCCTCAGCGATGCGATTGGAACGTTAACGGAGTTGCCAATTTTTATTGATGATACGGCGAATATTACCGTGACAGAAATGCGTTCTCAAGCCCGCCGGCTGCAAGCGGAAAATGGGGGAGTTTTAGGGTTGGTTTTAATTGATTATTTGCAATTAATGGAAGGTGCAAACCCGGATAACCGAGTGCAAGAGTTATCAAGAATTACGCGGTCTTTGAAGGGTTTAGCGAGAGAGTTAAATGTGCCGGTGATGACTTTATCGCAGTTGAGTCGGGGGGTAGAGGCTCGCACGAATAAACGCCCAATGTTATCAGATTTAAGAGAAAGTGGATGTTTAACCGGTGACACTTTGGTGACTTTAGCAGATAGCGGTGTTAATGTAGCAATTAGGGAATTAATAGGAAAAGTTGGTTTTGCTGTTTGGGCATTAAATGAATCTACTATGAAATTAGAAAGGGCAATTGTTAGCAATGCCTTTTCGACAGGAATTAAGCCGGTGTTTAATTTAAAAACTAGATTAGGGAGAAAAATTACAGCCACCGGCAATCACAAATTTCTCACAATTCATGGATGGAAAAGACTTGATGAATTAAAACCAGGGCAACATTTGTGTTTACCAACTCTTACCGATAGCGAGGTTTATTGGGATGAGGTAGTTTCAATAGAATACTGTGGGGAGGAGGAAGTGTACGATTTAACTGTTCCTGGTCTGCATAATTTTGTAGCAAATAATATAATTGTTCACAATAGTATTGAACAAGACGCGGATTTAGTAATTATGCTTTATCGAGATGAATATTATAACCCGGATACACCCGACCGAGGCATAGCAGAAATCAATATTGCCAAACACAGAAACGGCCCCACCGGCACCATTAAACTGTTATTTGACCCGCAATTTACCCGATTCCGAAACCTGGCAGTTCCAGGCCGGCATTAA